The window ccaactgggatttcaacaaacatacggAAAGACAGACACACATGAACCGAGCTTAATAGAGCCCACTTTTAATAAAGATATGTAAttgtatattaacaaaattatatatacgtaataaacctaaaatatacgattaatatctttatggaTACGGaggaaaatgtataataaaattagttgGTGTAGACCTTtagatatgtacatatagtTAAACTATAATTGGACCTAATATAACAGTAATTAACAAAACTATTCGAacagttttataaaagtttgaaacaacccaaaaataaaagtggaaacatttctaaacatttcaatagttaatattttttatttacccaTTTTGTTTCTAACTGTTTACAAACTTTTGTGGCATACTGTAATTaggcatatattttttatttatcttaaatattcggtcttaataaatgtttatatttatgatatgtttttaaataaactctttatagctttttaagagttttcttttcaattataTCAGATTGATTGAAACTTTGAGATTGTGTTTTAAATAGTTTGTAGCACTTATAGCAATGATATACATTGGTATTGCATTTTCACCACATTTTAGTTTGATTCATAATATCTTATCAATTtttattgttgcaatttttgttttacttgtattaatactaaataaaattttattttttatttaactagtttagtttatttaaaatcctATTAACAATAGAAATTCACCTTAGTCTTAGTGGTTAGAGCAAGTAATCAACATGTTACAATTACACtcagtttatataatttttgcagttttattattgatttcatTATTTGAAATCAATGCTTTacctttaattaaaaacaatatcgATCCAGAAATTTCTTCAGGTCAATTTGAGGGTGATATGCTATTGACTCCCGAACAACTAAATGATTTGACAAATTCTTTTCCAAAAATACAAGGCAGAAATGGTTTAGTGTCGCCTACATATAGATGGCccaataatattgtttattataaaattgtggGCAATTTTGGTAAgttttgtaatgaaattatgaaatttgtttagatttcgagtaccaaaataaatgttaagtgatttttggattttttaatttaataatgaataattacacatttttaataaattaaataatttgcaatTTACAGATGCGGCTCATCGTCAAGCTATATTAGAAGGTATAGCCACCATAGAGGCACGCACTTGTATACGTTTCCATGAGGCCGATGATTCTCAACCACACTATGTAGCTATTACTTCTGATTCCGGAGGCTGCTATACAGCTGTTGGTTATCTAGCAAAAGTCCAACAAATGAACTTAGAAGTTTATCCACTAAATGAAGGATGTTTCCGCACCGGCACTATACTCCATGAATTCATGCATGCTCTCGGTTTCTATCATCAACAAAGTGATCCCCAGCGGGATGATTATATAGAAATTCTCTATGAAAATGTCATACCCGGCAAAgagtttaattttgaaaaatatcaaagTACTTTTGTAACAGATTTTGATATGGGCTATGACTACGAAAGTTGTCTACATTATAGTTCTACAGCATTTTCTGTAAATGGCAAAGCAACCATAAGAACTTTGGATTCTAAAGCCGAGATAGGTCAGAGAATTGGTTTGAGTGATAAAGATATTTCTAAGATCAATATCATGTATAAGTGTCCCATATTGATTTAATAGATTAAGATTTGTTTTTACTGTAAACATTATTAGTATGCCGGCATAACTGATAAATAAGCGATGACACATTCTTGTGGATATTATATGAATATACTATTTAGTTGTTATTATGACGCCTCATTTTATCACGGCCCTACAAATTACAAGTGTcttgattattttttaagtatttacatTTAGTTCTAAACgccaatttatttaattgtgatATGTCGTTAAAATGTATTTTGCtttgaagtaaatttttttttaataaaatatagtaatttattttattttactattagTGTTTTTATTACTACTAAAAATGTTAAGACTTTTATTAATGCCTTGTGAGTAGGTATTACGTTGTTTTGTATCTCTGGGTTTTTTGCAGTTAGAATGCATTTTTgctctataaataaaaaaaattagacgtgaaaaaaaataaataaatctactCGTCATAAATTGTCACTGCCTtatcatattaaaaattgattagaTACCTCGGGAACCACTGAAGATTCAAGTTATGTAGTTACGACTTACACATGTTgtataataatatacatattttgtagaACTTTGACCCACAAATCaccaaaattttgtacattaacaatatttatcaagtaattatatttcaaatttgataaactaaaactgtaattattaaaaattgtgcCATGTCATTCTATCGGTGAAGCATTGATTTTAGATTTTCGTCTtttcaactgaactagaactgaactagaactgaactagaactgaactagaactgaactagaactgaactagaactgaactagaactgaactagaactgaactagaactgaactagaactgaactagaactgaactagaactgaactagaactgaactagaactgaactagaactgaactagaactgaactagaactgaactagaactgaactagaactgaactagaactgaactagaactgaacttgaactaatcTGTATCAGGACTAGAATTGTTATGCAGCAGCGAAAACAAACATATTGCAGAGACAAaccaaaaatcaaatttccggCTTTATGTGAATATCCGCTACTATGTATTCATTTTACAAAGAACAATAACTACAACATCTATACATAAAtcgttaagaaataaaaaacacacagcAGGCCTATTTTAAGCAAACAGCTCTAATACAATGTCTAGTTTTTAACCATTTCGATGTCTTTGTTAAGCTTGCCAACACATATATTCCACCATCACCAGCTTCTAAAAACAAATGTATGAATCAAAAGTTTAATTtgcttataaaacaaaaacaacactagCAATACCAATACTAGCATTATTCCTACCAAAGTCGTTGTAGTCGGAAAAGGAGAAATAAGATCTGAATGTTCGTTTTTGTAAtggaaaaatcaaatttatggCCGCATGTTTCTCGTACGACTCACAGAAATTTCAATTCCTCCTTATTTTTTCATTCTACTGCTCTCAGAATttgaaaaggaaataaatactCTTTCGTAGAATGTTCGCAGTGGCCAACTTATGCTTTTAACTAGTGCCTACTTTTAGGCTACAATGCCAATTTTGTTTGAAACtgaattttatacatttgtattCTCGCCTAGAAACTGCATATTTTCTATTTGAGATATTGAGTAGTAAATGCTTATTGTTATAGATGTGTGAAAGATTGTGTATATTTGAAAGAAACGTTCATAGAGaaaatgtatacaatttaaaattggaTTTTATTATAGATTATGAATAAGAAGAGTGGTGAGAGTTATAGCCTTAgaattacatttataaataaattatgatgacacaaaaattaaatcatatatTACGACAATACAAgaaaatacacacataaatttgaaaatccttgttaaacaaaatatggtGAATAAAAGATGGAGAGAAAGCAGAAATTTTCagattaaaaatactaaatgttaaagttttttaaaatatgatttctATTAATagcaataatattaattatttttataaagatagacatgaatacatttttttctggcttagttctagttcagttctagttcagttctagttcagttctagttcagttctagttcagttctagttcagttctagttcagttctagttcagttctagttcagttctagttcagttctagttcagttctagttcagttctagttcagttctagttcagttctagttcagttctagttcagttctagttcagttctagttcagttctagttcagttctagttcagttctagttcagtttaagtttagttctaatttagtttaagtttagttCTAATACCTATTTCAtttgcagtttcaatatattcatgaggtattatatttttgtttttaatatttttatatattagcgGTAATCAGTTTGcacttttattattactttacaAAAGTAAGACGGTATATCTTTATTGCgttgataaataaaaaacaatgttaTTCAATATTCgtcaaatttcaatttcatcAACAACTTAAACATGCACTGGACAACGGTACATGGTATTCAATTTATTAATATCACTCTTGCTCATGCCACGACGTTGACCCATAATACCAGAAGCCTCCTCAGCCTTCAAAGGTATGATGGTCATTTCACCATTGGCCGAAAAGGCATAAGCCGAATAATGCAAAACACTGCCATAATCGTATTCCTGATCAAAGTCATCAACATAAGATTGATTGTATTTGTTGAAATTGTGAATAGTGCCAGGTTTAATGTTTTCCTCAGCAATACGAACATATTCATCACGATCGGCAGCACTTTGCATGTGATAGAAACCCAAAGTGTGTAAAAATTCGTGGACAATTGTGCCCAAACGGAAGCAACCTTCATCAAGTCTATAGATTTCTAAATTGTAAGTTTGAGCTCCTTGATTAAGAAAGCCCACGCTTGAGTAACAGCCACCATCAAAACCAGTGATATTAACAAAAGATTTAATGTCAGGAGTGGCTTCCTTGAAACGTAAGCAGGAAACGCTTTCTAAGATTCTCATGCCTCgtaaaatgtgatttttgtGGGGTTCATCTAAAGGAAACAAAAGTTAtagaaacttaattttttgttgttgtgggtAAACCTACCAAATTGTGTAAAGAATTTGTAGTAAACAGTGTTATTGGGCCATCTAAAGACCTCATTACGTAAACCATTACGTAAATTTGTATCTAAAACCATGTCACCCTCAACATAGCCAGCAGTTAATTCGGGATCAGTTTCCACACGAGTGGTGGGCATGGCCAAGGAAAGGCCGAAAAGTGTGGTGAAGACCACTAGTTTAGTAGCAGAGAGTTGCATGTCCGTTCCAGAATCTGTATAGTTAAAGACTAAAACCAGTGGAAAATACTTTGCAATTTcaagaacaattatttttttaattctttgaaataaaaaatcttatctTGTacgtttttagttatttattggCCAATGATTTTAATCGCCCAGCACACTCTGTGAAATTTATAACTTATCGAATTAGGGATTTACGAAAGTGccaatttatagaaattatctTATCGTTTTTGTAGTTGCTCTGCACAATATAGCCTTTTACTCTCTcgtatttaaaactttttactatCGATAGAATCTTGTTAgattgtgtttttaaaataagtagCCAATTATGTATGGTCATTAATTGTAGTGAATTGTTACTATAAGATTGTTTTGCTTTAGTTATCTTGAATTGTGAATGAAAGTAATAATAcagctttaaaatatttcaacaactaataatgtttataaacacTTATCGATTTCAATAAATTGAATCAAGTAGTAAGTAAAGATATGTTTGGCCTTTAAATGCCAATTTAAATTCAGAtcaattacatttttcaacgactaatgatttaaacatttataccaAACATCCATGTTCATatagttcacttttagttcagttctagttcagttctagttgagttctagttcagttctagttcagttctagttcagttctagttcagttctagttcagttctagttcagttctagttcNNNNNNNNNNNNNNNNNNNNNNNNNNNNNNNNNNNNNNNNNNNNNNNNNNNNNNNNNNNNNNNNNNNNNNNNNNNNNNNNNNNNNNNNNNNNNNNNNNNNaactgaactagaactgaactagaactgaactagaactgaactagaactgaactagaactgaactagaactgaactagaactgaactagaactgaactaaaactgaagttgACTAGAATTGAATTGTATATTAAAGGGACAAACACATTTTTACTTCACATTTTAGTGAACcctttcaaaataatattgataGAATAAATGTTAATCTTTTTAAAAGATCAACGACTTTGTGATAAGATTATTGAAGTTGAAAAACATAAatagaaattgtatttaatcTTCAGCTTTGctcaaacttttttaaactttttataaaatcttttcttgttttagtttattGCGAAATTTAACATTCCACCTTTTGGTAGGTATTACTTTACTTCTGTaagcagtttttatttttcattattgattattatttcccgagaaacaaaaacttatgccatatacgtatgtatgtatattgcttCTAAATGTAGCAGAAGTTTAAAAGCAAGCGAAATTTGTAAAGAGACTTTGTTACAAAAAAGCagcatatacatataattaattttaaatgcacttTTAATAGTTAAAGTGCGTGCGTTAAAATGTTGAAacacataattataattataaatctcATGAAGGAAGCAGCCAaagtctacaaaaatttttgctCATTGTTGCAgccaaaaaaaaacacgaaaggAATACGACAACATAAAGATAAAGTTGGATTTGAATgtaaagtttaagttttatgCTGCTACAACACGTCttaagttataaatttttaataaaatttactttttttttcctttaagaaTAGACAGAAGAAGCGTAAGCAAAAGTTTCTTAAGACAAGGGAAAcattaagaaaaagcttttgctCAATTGTTATTTTAAGCCTAAACAAAGGATGGAATTAAGGAGTAAAATGAAGTTTGGagtaaagaataaaaattgtattctatTGTTGaagatataataaatttataagattttaaagtGTATGGAGCAGTGATTCTTAAATTGCTGTAAATGTAATggtaagtattaaaaaaaattagtaaaaatttaagaatctCGGTCTTTTGCttcaaaatagattttttaatttgaaaactatGTTGAATTTTCC of the Lucilia cuprina isolate Lc7/37 chromosome 2, ASM2204524v1, whole genome shotgun sequence genome contains:
- the LOC111676665 gene encoding seminal metalloprotease 1; amino-acid sequence: MLQLHSVYIIFAVLLLISLFEINALPLIKNNIDPEISSGQFEGDMLLTPEQLNDLTNSFPKIQGRNGLVSPTYRWPNNIVYYKIVGNFDAAHRQAILEGIATIEARTCIRFHEADDSQPHYVAITSDSGGCYTAVGYLAKVQQMNLEVYPLNEGCFRTGTILHEFMHALGFYHQQSDPQRDDYIEILYENVIPGKEFNFEKYQSTFVTDFDMGYDYESCLHYSSTAFSVNGKATIRTLDSKAEIGQRIGLSDKDISKINIMYKCPILI
- the LOC111676661 gene encoding seminal metalloprotease 1-like is translated as MQLSATKLVVFTTLFGLSLAMPTTRVETDPELTAGYVEGDMVLDTNLRNGLRNEVFRWPNNTVYYKFFTQFDEPHKNHILRGMRILESVSCLRFKEATPDIKSFVNITGFDGGCYSSVGFLNQGAQTYNLEIYRLDEGCFRLGTIVHEFLHTLGFYHMQSAADRDEYVRIAEENIKPGTIHNFNKYNQSYVDDFDQEYDYGSVLHYSAYAFSANGEMTIIPLKAEEASGIMGQRRGMSKSDINKLNTMYRCPVHV